From the Marinobacter sp. es.048 genome, the window CGATGAGCTGGTGTTGAAAGTCACGGCGCCACGGCTGGTTCGGGATCTCTATGAAACGCCCGCGGCGGTCTCTGTGGTGAACGCTCCAGACATCCGCGAAGGTCAGCAACGCCTGCAATTGGATGAATCGCTGGATACGGTCCCCGGCCTGTTTTTCCAGAACCGCTATAACTTTGCTCAGAACCTTCGTCTTTCCACCCGTGGCTTTGGGGCCCGGTCGCCTTTCGGTATACGGGGTATTCGCATCCAGGTAGACGGAATTCCCTACACTCTGCCGGATGGCCAATCCCAGATTGATGCGGTTGACCTGGATTCGGCTCAGCGTATCGAAGTGATTCGCGGGCCCTCGTCTGTTCAGTATGGCAATGCCTCCGGTGGCGTCATAGATATCACTACAGCCCGGGGAGACGATCAGCCACCGGGTGCGCGGCTCCGACAGGATGTGGGAAGTGATGATTATTACAAGACCACAGCACAGGCCAACGGTACCCAGGGCAATACAAGTGGTATTGCCACCATGTCATGGCTGAACTACAACGGCTACCGCGAACAGAGTGAGGTTGAGAAGGGGCTGTTCAATGGCCGCTTGTCCCATGAATGGGGCGAAGGGCAAAGGGTGACCGCCACTCTCAATGCCCTGCACACGCCAAGGGCGGAAGATCCCGCAGGCCTGACCGCTGAGCAGGTCGCGGAGGACCGGCGCCAGGCTACTGACAATGCCAAGAGGCTGGACTCGGGTCAGGACGTTGATCAGCAGACGCTCGGGCTGTTGTATGAAGCCCCTGCCGGCGATGCCGGGAACCTGACCGTAAGCACCTTCTTTACCCGTCGCGATTTCAGACAGCAATTACCGTTTCCCGGCCCCAGCCTTATTGCTTACGATCGGCAATTTTACGGCATCAGCTCGGATTATCAGCAGGGCAGTGAGCTTGCCGGTCGGCCGCTGACCTGGGTAGTGGGTGTCGACTTGCACCGCCAGTCGGACAAGCGTCGCCGCTACTCGGTGTCGTTCAATGGTGAGGTGACCGCACAGACGCAAATGGAAACCCAGAATGCCACAACAGCGGCGGTATTCGCACAGGGTGATCTTGCCCTGACCGACCGTTTCAACGTCTCTATCGGTACCCGCTTTGACCGCCTGAGGCTGTCTGTGGATGACCAAAAACTGGATGACGGGGACGATTCCGGAAGCCGCACCTACGATGAGTTTAGTGGCTTTGCCGGTGTCAGTTACCGGCTGGCACCTCGCCAGCAGTTGTACGCAACGATAGGCACGGCGTTCGAGTCGCCCACCTTTACCGAATTTGCCAACCCCGATGGCAGCGGTGGGTTCAACCCCGATATCGGCCCTCAACAGGCCCTCAACCGGGAAGTCGGGGTGCGAGGCGGTTTTGGGCAGGGCTTGAGTTATGACCTGGCGCTGTTCTCAATCCGGGTGGATGATGAAATCCTGCCTTATGAAATCGACAACCGCACGTTTTATGAGAATGCCGGGCGCACTGAACGCAATGGTATCGAACTCGGCCTCAGCTGGGATATTTCATACGCGTGGCGAATCACCAGCGCCCTGACTCTTGCCGATTACAAGCTCAGGAATTTCACTGACGAACAGGGCAACGACGCCTATGGCAACCGACTGCCCGGTCTGCCCCGTGAGCAGTGGGTTACGGAAGTGGAATGGCGTAGTGGCGGCCAGCGGTTCGCAGCGCTGGAATGGCAGTACGTTGGCGATCTGTACGCTGAGAACAGTAACCAGACAAACGTCAGTGACTATTGGTTGCTTGGTATCCGGGCCGGCGATAGCGTGCGTATTGGACGTCAGAGCCTGAATTTCTATGGTGGCGTCCGCAACCTGTTGGATGAAGACTACTTCAGCAATATCCGTATCAATGCCAACGCGGATCGGCCCGTAGAGGAGCGCGGCTATTTTGAGCCCGCCGCGGGAAGAACTTTTTATGCGGGCCTGGAATGGGTATTCTGAGCAGTGATAACAACATAAACCGTAGGGATTTTTAATTCATGCAAACCAAGTTTCTTCTCGAAGAAAGCCAGATGCCGAAATACTGGTACAACCTTCAGGCGGACCTGCCTGAGCCGTTGCCGGCCGTGCTGCACCCGGGCACCCAGCAGCCGGTGGGCCCGTCGGATCTTGAGCCGCTGTTTCCGATGGCGCTGATCGAACAGGAAGTAACCACCGAGCGGGAAATCGACATTCCGGAGCCGGTGCGTGATGTCTACAACCTGTGGCGCCCGGCGCCTCTTTACCGCGCCCATCGCCTCGAGAAGGCGCTCGGTACGCCGGCAAAAATCTTTTACAAATACGAAGGCGTTAGCCCGGCGGGCAGCCACAAGCCCAACACCGCGATTCCGCAAGCCTTCTACAACCGGGAAGCGGGCATTCGCACCCTCACCACCGAAACCGGTGCAGGGCAGTGGGGCACATCGCTTTCCTTCGCCGGTTCCCTGTTTGATATAGATGTTACCGTGTTTCAGGTGCGGGTTTCCTACAACCAGAAGCCCTACCGTCGGGCGGTCATGGAAACCTACGGC encodes:
- a CDS encoding TonB-dependent receptor family protein, encoding MHKNHYLAAVVLVPVCFSVSLPAIGQSPSDNDDELVLKVTAPRLVRDLYETPAAVSVVNAPDIREGQQRLQLDESLDTVPGLFFQNRYNFAQNLRLSTRGFGARSPFGIRGIRIQVDGIPYTLPDGQSQIDAVDLDSAQRIEVIRGPSSVQYGNASGGVIDITTARGDDQPPGARLRQDVGSDDYYKTTAQANGTQGNTSGIATMSWLNYNGYREQSEVEKGLFNGRLSHEWGEGQRVTATLNALHTPRAEDPAGLTAEQVAEDRRQATDNAKRLDSGQDVDQQTLGLLYEAPAGDAGNLTVSTFFTRRDFRQQLPFPGPSLIAYDRQFYGISSDYQQGSELAGRPLTWVVGVDLHRQSDKRRRYSVSFNGEVTAQTQMETQNATTAAVFAQGDLALTDRFNVSIGTRFDRLRLSVDDQKLDDGDDSGSRTYDEFSGFAGVSYRLAPRQQLYATIGTAFESPTFTEFANPDGSGGFNPDIGPQQALNREVGVRGGFGQGLSYDLALFSIRVDDEILPYEIDNRTFYENAGRTERNGIELGLSWDISYAWRITSALTLADYKLRNFTDEQGNDAYGNRLPGLPREQWVTEVEWRSGGQRFAALEWQYVGDLYAENSNQTNVSDYWLLGIRAGDSVRIGRQSLNFYGGVRNLLDEDYFSNIRINANADRPVEERGYFEPAAGRTFYAGLEWVF